The DNA region CACCCAAAGCAATTGCTAAGGTGTTACTCTTATTGCTgaatgatttttatttatttattttattggttttGGAAGTATGGGTGTCATTTTCTTGTGTGGATTGAGCATGAGTTTGAATCTGAAAGCTTCGTATGATGGTATATGCTTCTTGTCATTCTTCTTTTAGTTGGTTTGTAAGCTTTGTGGTGGCTTGTCTAGGTTTTTGGTTTATGAATTGTTATGCTTCTCTTGCTGTTGCgtgaaatttttatttgtttattgtgTGATTGTACAGTTTTTCTTATATGGCTTGTCTAGTTTTTTTTAATTGCGTTCTGcttttgttttttcttgtttgttgGTTCAATGTTTAAGGCACAGTTTCTggattaaaatagttttcaaagcACTCCATTTTTAAATGTTCTCAATCACCAGTCagatttttagtatattctattcCTTATTCACATGTTAGGCCTCTTTTTAATTCACATAGCTTGTTTTTGCTGACCCCTTTTTATATTTAAACTTTCAGTTTCAATTTTACATGTCTTCGGATACCCTATATTGACTATTAAACTCACTTGTCATACTTGTTTTTGAGACTTTCAGCTGGTTTTTAATCAATTATTCAAATAGGCGCCACCAGATTTTGCATTTGACCAAGGAATGAAGAAATAAGAATTAATTGAAAACAGATAGTGCGTCTTTGTGTTCTTATGTAAACCAGTTGTTTGATTATTTAGATAACTGACTAACTTGCTTTAACTAACATGAATTTGTTGGAGATAATTTTTCATGTGAAATAGGTTTTTTGCTGTATCTGATTTTTGTTGCTTTAACTAATCAAAAATTGCTTACcttgtatctgatttttgctGCTGTTCTCCAGCAATTGTCATTGGTTTGCTTCTTCAAGTGTTTGAATTAAATGTTTATTTCACTGTTGCAACAAtctattctttatttttagtatttatctTGCATTTAGCTTGATTTTGGAAATTAAGATAGTAATCTTGTTTCCTTAAGTGCTCTTACAAATACTAGAAATGAGATCTTTTCATGTAAGTTTTTTACCTTGTTGCGTTGGTTTGTTTCTCTTTCAGTTTATGTATCATGGTCTATTCCATTACATGAGCTTGTCAaatgttctttatttttgtaGTAAGAGAAGTTTTGTCAACATGAATTTTGTGATTTGATAATGTCACTTGATTATTATTCTAGAGCGTACTATCCAAAGACAGCTCCACTTTGGCACTCTCTCTTTAATACGAAGATGCTTTGGTTTTTTTGGCACTAAACTACATAGCATTCACTATCTTAATCATTGTTTTTGTCCTATCTGTTTGGTAGaattttcttttgagtttgacaATGAAGATATGAAACAGAAAGCTGGATTCTCATTGTTTTCTtatctcctttttctttttttgttactGTTGTTGCAGATATTAGCTGTAGCTAGGAAAAATGGCCAGGTAAGAAGAGGCTgtggtatttttatttttggtgacTACAGAACAAGTTTGATTTAAATGTTGAtgtacctctctctctctctctctctctctctctctctctctctctctctctctctctctctctctctctctctctctctctctctctctctctctctctctctctctctctctctctccacatgTACAGATCAAGATTTTGAGTCCTGTAAGTGGAGATCTACATGCAACAATTTCAAGTTCTAGCTCCACATGTTAGTTTGCATTTATTTGCAAAAGCAAATCTGAAGCTATCTACAAGGTATATAAATCACTGCTTTTTGACAATTTAAGTTTGTCTTTCATTCTTGCATGTATTGTATTTTGGTTGTGCTCAATATAAGGGTAATAGTCTCATTGAATTGGCCAAAAAGTGTGTTGCCCGTGACATCAATTCAAGACCAAACATCTCTGAGGTTTTCATGACTTTGTCTAAGATTCAATCATCTACATTGAATTGGGATCCCTCTGATGAGCTTGAACGGTTTAAATCAGTTAGCCAAATGTCTGATACTGATAGctgatagttttttttttcttaaaacttCTTAGAACCTAAAAATTGTAATCTACTGGCACTGATCCTGAGAATCGAGAATGCATGCTATTTTTTTTTCCACACAAATTAgtgatttaatttaataaataaatggtATTGTTCATGTGTGTTAATAATTCAGTAAGTCTTTTGAAGTAAGAATTATTTTGACTTTAATGATTGTTCTCTCCAAGTCTGACCCAAGTTTTGTGTCAAGATCACATTTGATGAAACTAGGGAATATGATCTTAggcaaatattattatatataaaaaagtagaagagaaaaaaGCCTGAGGATGTGTTAAATGGAGGGAACATAGGATAAAGCTTCAAAGTATGTGATAGCTTGGCCAAACGATTTCTGCTCCAATCGCTTGGCAAAAAATGGAGGGAACATAGGATAAAGCTTTGGAACGAGTTTTATGATCCGAGGTTGAGTAAAACCGAGATCATAAATAATACACCAGAAGATATTGCTCTTGATCAGTGGACTTTATTCGTAGAATATCGTTTGAAGCCTGAAACTCAGGTAAGTACTTACAATCCTAGTTAAATGTTGTCCCACTAAAAAGCCTTATATATTTTGCTGCTGTAAATAGGATATTGAATTCATATGGAATGTTGTGAATGCATGTTTAACTCTATTTAATTGTGTTCAAATTTATCTTTCAGAATCTTTGTAAGAGGAATCAAGAAATTCGGCAAAAACAAACAATTCCTCATACTTCAGGTGCTAAATCAATTGCAAGAAGAAGGGCTGAATTGGTAATCATTTCTATGTGTGGATTTcatacatttaattttattttggcaTTAtccaatttttcaatttaattccacttgTCTCCACAACTATTATGAGAATTGTCATGATAAAATATCAACACAACTTTCACAGGTTCATTTCTATGTTGGTAATCATGAATTGGTaatcatcaataacattaatTTCTCAGCTTTATGTTTAGTTTGCTgccattattatattttatatagcaTAGGAGTCATTATGTTAGCACCTAATGCATCTCAGTTGTTATATTGTTGCTGTTAGTAACTTAATTTTATGCATATCTTTTCTTCAGTGATATATTTCTTGATTAAAATAAACTTACTCTGTTATATCATTTGTATCAACCAGAACACCTAATACTTactcttttactctgttttagtgttttctaatttttatttttcattgatttCTGTGGCTTAGGCTGTTTTTACtagttcatatttttttatttttcattgtgctGTGGCTGTTTATAATTTCTGTGGCTTAGGCTGTTTTTACtagttcatatttttttatttttcattgttttctgTGGCTTAGGCTGTTTTTACtagttcatatttttttatttttcattgtgctGTGGCTGTTTATAATTTCTGTGGCTTAGGTTGTTTTTACtggttcatatttttttatttttcattgtgctGTGGCTGTTTATAATTGCTTGATGGCTCTGATAGTGTTTTACTGATTTTGTGCTTCTACTCATTGATTTTGTGCTGTTGCTGTTTTTTAGACGGAAGAGACAGGAAAAGAAGTTAGTAGGGTTCAAATGTGGGACATCACTCACAAGAAAACAGATGGAAGTTATGTTAATGAAAAGGCTAAAGAAATAGCGGTAAGATTAAAGTACAACAAGTAACTtgtttgtatttctttttctttcttttttataagaTAATATTATGTTTgattctttccctttctttttatatatgtaggaGAAGATTGAAGCATATAGCAGTCAACAAGCGGTGGAATCAACCGTTAATTCTCCTCTTGATGCTCTTGGAGTAGTTCTTGGGAAAGAGCACCCTGGTCGTGTTCGAGGTTTAGGCATGGGAGCTGTTCCAACTGTTGCTTTCAAGAACAACACCACAAGAATTAGTCAGATGAACTTAGGTTCTTCAAATGATGCTAGCACATCATCTACTTGTGGTTCCAATGTGCAAAAAGAGCTGGATACTGTTAAAGCGCAGTTGCAAGCATTAGTCTCTTATATTGCTTTTAAGGAAGGAGGTAAAATTCCAGTAGAATTAGCTAGAATGTTTCCTACTCAACAAATTTCACAGGTACAAATACAATTTATGTTCTTAATACCTTATTCCATGTGTAATACAAAAAAGTTGTTAAGTATCTTAATGGACTGGATCTACCAAATATGGACTATGcaacatttaattaattaatttatttcagGTATAGTACAGTAGCCATAGTTAAATGTaattaaacaataattttttCTTGATGTATTATGGACAACATAATCTCACATTTGGCTGTTTGTGTTATGGCATAATGCATGGGGGCATTTCGTGGTACGAcaccctttttagcataattaTTAGTACGAACCTCATCAATGACCTATCAGATACAATGGTAATAATAGAAAGCATTATTGACTTTATATATGTCTCAGTCATATAAGTATATATTTGGCAGAGTAGTGCTTCCTGATTATTTTAGGATTGGTCCTTACAATAATGAgcatattatatattgttggcaTATTATAAGACTCATAATAATTATGGGCTCATTTTTGTATAGTGAAAGCTCATTGTTATCTATatgttaaattagttaaattagtgTGAGTTTCCTTTTCCTAATTCCCAGAAAACAGAGGATTTATTGTGCAAAAGTGCAGTTTTCTTTTTTGATggaataaatttatattaatagtttCAGATtcaattttatatctttttttattgtactcataattatatttttgttgtagggaTTGGATCAAGAGAGTGAGATTCCATCACCAAGAGAGTTAGGAAGTAGGTCTTCTGGAGCGAGCAACAAAGAAGCATGATCTTGTATGATAAAGATTTTATGTATTAAGTATTATAGATATATGTTAAAGacaaattattgaaaaatgttatctttgatactttgtttttggattatgattttttattttcggAGATTGTGTATGAATTAAAAATCTTGTTATGATGTTTGATTTAAGGTTATGCTTTTTGGTTATGAGATTTTAAAGTTTGAGTTCTAAAAATGTCACTTTAAATATATAGTTTCAATCtcattttaaaaagtataaaattgtAATTAGGTAAAAACGACGGCTAAAAACGCCATTTTAAACAAAAATGGTGCCATTATATCCTGGTAAAAACGGCAGTTAAAAAATACCATTTTAATCGAAAATGATGCCACTAAACccggtaaaaacggcggttataaaccgccattttaaacgaggaggatgccattaaacccaggtaaaaacggcggttacaaaccgccattttaaacgAGGAAGATGCCATTAAACCCAGGTAATTACGGCGGttacaaaccgccattttaaacaacaacaaaaccgCCGTTTTAtctggttaaaatggcggttaaaaaccgccattttaaccgccAAAAAACCGCCGTATTATCCAATGGTTATTATGGCGGTTTTcaaaaaaccgccgtaataaccagaatggcgcccagaattCCGGCGTTTCTTGGAAGCGCCGTTTTCGGTAATAATGACGGTTGTAACCGCCGTAATTACCTtaaaaaaccgccattttaatccttttttttgtagtgtaataaaaaattagagtgAAAATAACTTAAACTACTCAAATTCTAAGAATCCTATAAAGAAGAAAGAGCTTAAAAACTTCCTTACAATATAATTGTAATCTAAAAATGACCTTACAAGAGAATGACTCTTCGTTTTTATCTCTTAACCCCTTTTTCCTTTAGCTACAATACTTAAATGGGTCAAAAAGTCTAAAAAAACACTAATTCATGTGTCAAATTAATAAGACATACATAATTCATTGTGTACGCAGAATTTTCGTATAtacaaaatttttatgattttgacaTCTAAGACATTTTTAACACCGatctttggttataaattttaccTAAAATCATTGAGAATTGAAAAATGTGATCAATATAAAAATTGTAAAACTTGGATTCGTTTTAGCGACTCCAAATTTGTTTCAATCCGATTACTATAACTCTTTGTACTGTATCTTACATCAACTAATGTCCTgtaatttaacacaaaaattcaaataaaatctgTCACAAACACTATATGAAATCAAATTATCCtcaaattaattacaaaatctatACAATATATCAATTATTACAATTGAAGGAAAAAATACAAAACCAATTAAAATTTCATGAACAATGAGAGAAATTGATTCAAAACCTAGCAAGTATATGCAATTACTACTTAACAAATTGGATTTTATCAGTTTTAATTTAGTCACTATATCTTCTTGTGATGCATCTTGTCTTAATTAACTAGGAggtcactcagataaagacgtttAAGAcgcttttttttaaagatgtttctatattgtgttttaattggtttctatataatttattcggtgttcctcattacatattattaaatttctcaaaagattttctttccaaaaacaataaaaaatatttaatttggactaaaacaaaaaaggtaatagattaactattagatttttttaaaagattatttacataaaaaaatatcacattcataaatatatatatatatatatatatatatatataaaacaaactcaagcctcttaaaatttttataaataaaaaaataattaatttatattcgtacaatatataagtaattactatattattatattatagattaagattcactaattaaattttttttaatataagcattagaaataaataaaatttttataactaaatgtagtgtaacaaaatatataatattaattagttcttaaaaaattctaaaaaaatagtttttttttcattttaataaaataactatttattaaagtagacaaattaattattttcttttcatatacaatttttttaagacataaaagtaattaattaggacattggttaagataattaaagtcactatttcattaaatttttaattttaaaaaaatcctagttaattttggtataaaaatttcaaatttgaaaatattgataaaaaattatgttgaattttgatttatttgattctcatttaaattaatcactacataagttaaagttctattttgaagttatatttgagctttaatatgatttttaaagtttcaatttacttagtttgattttttaacttaggtatccgtgactcatattagggttttaagtgtttagttgaaaaaaaataaggtaaaaaaatttcaattgtcacatcaaatagtCGCTAGAATGTATAATATAACAGTCGTTAAATTAAGttgttttaatggtaattaagatctaataatggtttataataaaagaagcaTTCTTTTGTAATAATGAACCTATAGTAGtagttaggggtgttcatagatTAGATCATATCCATATAAATCCAGAGTATTTATCCGTATCTAATCTGTAATTTGAGGATATGATCTGATCTGTAAGATGATTggattggatcgaatcggatccacactctaatcagatagaagtaaatatgttttaaaaagcaaacaaaaaaaatattgactttttttataaaaataaaatttttaatattttttattttatggatatatttgatatctgatccaaaTATAAAAAGTGTCAATATTGAATTTGATCTAATAAGTTTAGTGCGAATTGAATCGAAATTTCAACTATATCCCATCTGTAAACACccctagcaataataactaaaaaattataatgattatatttttaactaagaggaagtgcaaaaaaaagtactaaatacaagaatatttaatcaaatattaaaagaaaattttactttaaaacagttggactttttttgctcatatatatatatatatatatatatatatatatatatatatatatatatataatgtaataataataataatatgataattattttatatatcacacaaatataaacgtttttttctatgatcttaagaaaggttttgtaagtCCCTAACCTTGTTATCGATTTTGTTAGTGTTAGCCCTtatattatcaatttgattcatatataattcggatgataaattatttggtaacgtgcttccttttttactgtgatatacttgtttattattattattattattattattattattattattattattattattattattattattattattattattattattattattattatgtacattaaaaaaaaacaagCCAAATTTttgccataacataatagaagtatggaagtttatcGTTCTTTTCTAATGGAGGAAACAAAATTgttttcaatagtttatttaacgtttagtagaataaaaataaatttttattagaataaattttagtatgagtttaatatttttattcatcataaaatatttataaaattactcgtagataaattttggaaaaaagaagaaaaaccatgatttttaattttatttttaaataaactttatttttaattttaaaataaattttatttttattttttaataatattaatttttaccgtatataatattcaattattttttaatcatatataaataaattactcttaataagtttttttgtgttattcaattatcttttttaaaaaataattaattattaaaataattaaacttttcacaacaaaaataataaaaaaattatgaacgaaaaaaattaaccattctgataattttttgtatttttattcatattttaattataaacataaatataatttaattatattatttatgaaatgtgattatagatgtagataaaatttagttatattactcatatatagtttcattgtattgtattgcttataaagttagattataattatgacaatagaattgttcttgtatttttatatgtgtgaataattggtggtgttaaaacattatttttaattataaataaggtttataatttaaaaaatcaaagactcaattaaaaagatacgaaaacaatgatgttaaaatattctaattctttaaaataaaaatattcaaaattcaattaaaaattatttaaaatttaaactcaataaaaatttatattcaatgtgttttgtattaaatatatttaataacctattatatcatattggttgaaattagtttttataatattaattttttaataacactttattaaaaaaatcatcttttcagaattttttaaaaattaattaatattatatatattttgttacattacatcttgatataaaaaatttatttatttctaatgcttatattaaaaataaaatcaaaatttaaattagtaaattttaatttataatataataataatataataattattttatatattatacgaatataaattaattatttttttatttataaaaattttaagaacttgttttacacatatatatatatatatatttattgatgaatataatatattttttatgtaaataatctttttaaaaaaatctaatagttaatctattacttttttgttttagtctaaattaaatgtttttttactgtttttggaaagaaaatcttttgagaaatttaataatatgtgaagaagaacaccgaataaattatacagaaatcaattaaaacacaacatgaaaacatctttaaaaaaagacattttaggtGTCTTTATCTGAATAGACTCCAGTTAACTAATGCCatatattttaacataaaaattcaaataaaatttatcaCGAATACCAATTGAATATCAAACCAAAATATTTCTTTAGGAGAagctaaaatatttcttttttaccaactctacccttcattttcttctataagaATGATACTAGTAACTATTATCTTCATAGTCATTCTTTATAGTTCTTCCTacttcttcataattttttagttccatttttttcatcaaaatcgttcagatttatttcaatcattaacaaattgaaatttttttatttttatttaattttattcatatgaattttatttacgttttatggtatttttttgttcatatgatatatgttgttggttttatggaatttttattatttcttatctgtataatttttttttctattctttgatgtactctatttttgttttgtattaatttttttattttttattctaaatttgtaaaatttataattgtaattgtaattattatatactacgtttattatcaaaattttgaataatataaattatgatcctataaaaaaaggacaaaataaataaaaaattaattataagtaacaatagagtcataaataataaaaatttatagtctaaaataatactaaattaaagagtactgatgatactaaaaaaaattatagaatattttctttttgtgtgacattataaattttatagtactctcttttatatttttattttttattgtatttattttatttatatgataaatattttttatattattttttatagtattctgATTTTGCAGGTGTTACTACCCTGACCCAACGCTATGGCCCAGCTCCAAATACgccaaaaggcccaatccaaagattggctttcgttattcaccgacctcttcaaaagaggtcggactcaacacagacttctttccaaagaagtcgggctcaagagatagctggcagataacacttattcaaataagtaactacccctaaaatctctcaacccacttctagaAGCCATATCCCAACAATCcctagataaagggacggttatccacctaaaaaggtggcactactccaacggtggttattggatcaccactataaataccctgacactcctcaggtatctctaagttccaatacattctaaacctgcttaaccccatgctgacttaggcatcggagtgtctttgcaggtaccaccccccatctcttggaacacacaactcggaggcggctcccagacctaaaccaagtcggagaccacactCCTCCAGCGCTTGGGCCTCAGACAAGCCCAACCACCatccggttctaggtaagccccagaacattggcgccgttgccggggacctggagctCAACTCTTGATAATGGCGGATGATCAATAACATAGTCAGACAACTACTCGACATGAATAAGATGCAAGCATGTTAAAAAGAAGCTGGAATACAGTTTCTATGGATACCAGAAATCCCGTAAAAACTTCTCCCAATGGGCAGAGGATATCAAATAGGTATGATGATTCTACTTCTACAGTTAAATTGGATTAAAAGAGAAGAAAGCACCGTCCCAAGGCCATTGTAAGAAGCAAACCAAGACGAActcgaaagccaattgaataaaagaattttcaattcagaaaattcaattggcaaaagaagttacgtgaaaaaaaaaagacgaactcgaaagccaattgaataaaagaattttcaattcagaaaattcaattggcaaaagaagttacgtGAAAGAAAAAAGACGAActcgaaagccaattgaataaaagaattttcaattcagaaaattcaattggcaaaagaagttacgtaaaaaaaaaaaagacgaactcgaaagccaattgaataaaagaattttcaattcagaaaattcaattggcaaaagaagttacgtgaaaaaaaaaagagaggaaaagGGAACGTGCTAATCCCAACCTCTTCGTGAAATAAGATGGGCAATGACATCTGTGCCAACTTACAATCTCGGAAAAATCCATGATACCCACTCATGAAATGAAACAGTTGCATGTTCCAAACACACAGCATCAGCCAATTTGAATGCAACCTAATCCGACAACGGAGTGATGAATCCAGTTTTTTCTTCAGTGGATTCACCTGTCAATTACAACAGTGAATAACACAAAGAATTCTCATGGTACATCTTTCGTTGGTTGCTCACAAATTACATCACTGCCAATGAATATGGAAAGAAATATTCCTGTGGTAGAATTTAATGTTGTTTGCACACCAATAAAGATGGATGTCTTCCAGAAAGAAAACTGGAATccgatccaaagaaaaaaaagaaagtcgGGGTAACAAAGGCCCAATCTTCATTGGAGGGAATGATGGTCAGACTCTTCTTCAAAGGTCGGATGAGCCGGGAGCTCACcaaaaatccgacctcttttagagagctcacgaataaaagtccgacctcttttaaaggtcagaCTTTACAATAATGTCGGATGAGTTGGGAGCTCACcaaagaaaatccgacctcttttagagagCTCACGAATAAAAGTCCGGCCTCTTTTAAAGGTCAGACTTTACAATAAGGTCGGATGAGTTGGGAGCACACcaaaaatccgacctcttttagagagctcacgaataaaagtccgacctcttttaaaggtcagaCTTTACAATAAGGTCGGATGAGTTGGGAGCTCACcaaagaaaatccgacctcttttagagagctcacgaataaaagtccgacctcttttaaaggtcagaCTTTACAATAATGTCGGATGAGTTGGGAGCTCACcaaagaaaatccgacctcttttagagagctcacgaataaaagtccgacctcttttaaaggtcagaCTTTACAATAAGGTCGGATGAGTTGGGAGCTCACCAAAGAAAATCTGACCTCTTTTAGAGAGCTCATGAAGAAAGTCTGACCTCTTTTAAAGGTTAGACTCTACAATGAGGTCTAAAACCTCATTGCTCAGAAGAATCCGACCTCTTTAGATCCAATAAGGAAAAAATCCGACCTCGTTTTGGAGTCTGtaaaaatccgacctctttcaCGATCAACTCTACAATGAGGTCAAAAACCTCAAAGAATATCAGAAAGAGATTTCGACTTCTTTTAAAGATCAG from Arachis hypogaea cultivar Tifrunner chromosome 10, arahy.Tifrunner.gnm2.J5K5, whole genome shotgun sequence includes:
- the LOC112718153 gene encoding uncharacterized protein, with protein sequence MRSFHILAVARKNGQGNSLIELAKKCVARDINSRPNISEVFMTLSKIQSSTLNWDPSDELERIKLWNEFYDPRLSKTEIINNTPEDIALDQWTLFVEYRLKPETQNLCKRNQEIRQKQTIPHTSGAKSIARRRAELTEETGKEVSRVQMWDITHKKTDGSYVNEKAKEIAEKIEAYSSQQAVESTVNSPLDALGVVLGKEHPGRVRGLGMGAVPTVAFKNNTTRISQMNLGSSNDASTSSTCGSNVQKELDTVKAQLQALVSYIAFKEGGKIPVELARMFPTQQISQGLDQESEIPSPRELGSRSSGASNKEA